In one window of Ruminococcus hominis DNA:
- a CDS encoding ABC transporter ATP-binding protein, protein MEVLQAKNLKKIYGSGNNAVHALDGVDLSVKKGEFVAIVGTSGSGKSTLLHMLGGLDRPTSGTVMVDGQDIFSLKEEALTIFRRRKIGFVFQSYNLVPVLNVYENIILPIELDGGKVNKDFVQQIVQTLGLDDRLDALPNQLSGGQQQRVAIARALAAAPAIILADEPTGNLDSKTSQDVLSLLKVTSQKFAQTIVMITHNEEIAQMADRIIRIEDGRIVSQN, encoded by the coding sequence ATGGAAGTTTTACAGGCAAAAAACCTGAAAAAGATTTATGGCTCCGGCAATAACGCAGTTCATGCGTTGGATGGAGTTGATTTAAGTGTAAAGAAGGGCGAATTTGTTGCAATTGTCGGCACATCCGGCTCCGGCAAATCCACGCTGTTGCACATGCTGGGCGGACTGGATCGCCCTACAAGCGGTACGGTCATGGTGGATGGACAGGATATTTTCTCCCTGAAGGAGGAAGCACTGACAATCTTCCGCCGCAGGAAAATCGGCTTTGTATTTCAGAGCTATAATCTTGTTCCGGTGCTGAACGTATATGAAAATATCATTCTACCAATTGAACTGGATGGTGGAAAGGTCAATAAGGATTTCGTACAGCAAATTGTACAGACACTTGGGCTGGATGATCGTCTGGATGCGCTGCCCAATCAGCTCTCAGGCGGTCAACAGCAGCGAGTAGCCATTGCCCGTGCGCTGGCTGCAGCACCCGCTATCATTCTGGCAGATGAACCCACCGGCAATCTGGATTCCAAAACCAGCCAGGATGTATTGAGCCTTTTGAAAGTCACCAGTCAAAAGTTCGCCCAGACAATCGTAATGATCACTCACAACGAAGAAATTGCGCAGATGGCAGACCGCATTATCCGTATCGAAGACGGTCGGATCGTCTCCCAGAACTAA
- a CDS encoding sensor histidine kinase — translation MNKTGIVIILLCFLAAAAVVLWERRKARKTMEEIERMLDAAMTGSFSETNFDESRQSALETKFAHYLSAAEASSRNVAQEKDKIKTLIADISHQTKTPIANLLLYSELLMEETLPASAKANVEALYKQSEKLRFLIDSLVKLSRLENGIISLSPQQSVLQPLLESVVEQYIAKASEKGLSLQMQDTDAFAVFDFKWTVEALANIVDNAIKYTEHGTITISAVSYEMFARIDISDTGSGIPESEQAKIFARFYRSNSVQKQEGVGIGLYLARQIISGEGGYIKVASVPEKGSTFSIFLPK, via the coding sequence ATGAATAAAACCGGCATTGTGATCATACTGCTGTGTTTTCTGGCGGCGGCAGCTGTTGTGTTATGGGAGCGGAGAAAGGCCAGAAAAACGATGGAAGAAATCGAAAGAATGCTGGACGCTGCCATGACCGGCTCCTTTTCTGAAACCAATTTTGATGAAAGCCGGCAGTCTGCTTTGGAAACAAAGTTTGCACACTATCTTTCTGCCGCAGAAGCATCTTCTCGAAATGTAGCGCAGGAAAAAGACAAAATCAAAACCTTGATTGCGGACATTTCCCACCAGACGAAAACGCCGATTGCAAATCTGCTGTTATACAGCGAGCTTTTGATGGAGGAAACTCTGCCTGCATCGGCGAAGGCAAATGTGGAGGCGCTGTACAAACAATCGGAAAAGCTGCGATTTCTGATCGATTCTCTCGTAAAGCTTTCCAGACTGGAAAACGGGATCATTTCACTCTCCCCTCAGCAATCAGTGCTGCAGCCGCTGCTTGAAAGTGTGGTAGAACAATATATTGCCAAGGCTTCGGAAAAAGGATTGTCTTTGCAAATGCAGGATACAGATGCTTTTGCTGTATTCGACTTCAAATGGACAGTGGAAGCGCTGGCTAATATCGTAGACAACGCCATCAAATATACAGAGCATGGCACCATTACTATTTCTGCCGTAAGCTATGAAATGTTTGCAAGGATCGATATATCGGATACCGGTTCAGGCATCCCGGAAAGTGAGCAAGCGAAGATATTTGCTCGCTTTTACCGTTCAAATAGTGTGCAGAAACAAGAAGGGGTCGGCATCGGCTTATACCTTGCCCGACAGATCATATCCGGCGAGGGCGGTTATATCAAGGTTGCTTCCGTTCCGGAAAAAGGAAGTACGTTTTCCATATTTCTGCCGAAATAA
- a CDS encoding response regulator transcription factor, whose protein sequence is MEQLLIVEDDIGLNQGLCKALKADARQIISCQDLKTAKEQLLCGGVSLILLDINLPDGSGIELLREVKENMPGVPVILLTANDTDLDIVDGLERGADDYITKPFSLSVLRARVNTQLRKQTSSHKNAPIHIDLFHFDFEAMTFYVEDSKVELSKTEQKLLRLLVENRGRTMTRGDLVDRIWTDGAEYVDENALSVTIKRLRDKLGAQKYIKTVYGIGYSWVTKDE, encoded by the coding sequence ATGGAGCAATTACTGATTGTTGAAGATGATATTGGTTTGAATCAAGGGTTATGCAAAGCACTGAAAGCAGATGCTCGGCAGATCATTTCCTGCCAAGACCTAAAAACGGCGAAGGAACAGCTGCTTTGCGGCGGTGTGTCCCTGATCCTGTTGGATATCAATCTGCCGGATGGCAGTGGGATTGAGCTGCTCCGGGAGGTCAAGGAAAACATGCCCGGAGTTCCTGTTATTCTGCTGACTGCCAACGACACCGATCTGGACATCGTAGACGGACTGGAGAGAGGTGCTGATGATTACATTACCAAGCCCTTTTCTCTTTCGGTTTTGCGTGCAAGGGTGAATACCCAACTGCGAAAGCAGACGTCAAGCCATAAAAATGCGCCGATCCATATTGATCTATTTCACTTTGACTTTGAGGCTATGACCTTTTATGTGGAAGATTCAAAAGTGGAATTGAGTAAAACAGAACAAAAATTACTGCGTCTGCTTGTTGAAAACCGAGGCCGAACCATGACCCGTGGAGACCTTGTAGACCGGATCTGGACAGATGGCGCAGAATATGTGGATGAAAATGCTTTGTCTGTTACGATCAAGCGACTGAGGGATAAGCTTGGCGCACAGAAATATATTAAAACCGTCTATGGAATCGGTTATAGCTGGGTGACAAAAGATGAATAA
- a CDS encoding CPBP family intramembrane glutamic endopeptidase, whose translation MSTKKAIGISFVAIFILVITQVIAQAIASIFTIIHVPYGICNIIAGVIYAGLSYFLLKIFISKVIKLPVSEFGLPKFKIKIRWGIVAVLLPVIIKGSYLLIFNGKYVSSNMNGNQIFTTLSAGIAFTGIAAGFVEEMVFRGVILNALKKRWNVKVAVIVPSMLFGIVHVLGQDFSIGSCLLVIIAGTMVGVMFSMIAIESGSIWNSGIVHAIWNVMIIGGGLSIGEKMDKYSVMTYVLNSKSFAITGGEFGIESSVISLIGYIVVIGIAFIMIKSSKKN comes from the coding sequence ATGAGTACAAAAAAAGCAATTGGCATATCATTTGTTGCCATATTCATTTTAGTAATTACACAAGTTATTGCACAAGCAATTGCAAGTATATTTACTATAATACATGTTCCATATGGAATTTGTAATATTATCGCTGGAGTTATATATGCCGGATTGTCATATTTTCTTTTGAAAATATTTATTAGCAAGGTTATTAAGTTACCAGTGTCAGAGTTTGGACTACCTAAATTTAAAATTAAAATAAGATGGGGTATAGTAGCTGTATTGTTACCAGTCATTATAAAAGGAAGTTATCTTTTAATATTCAACGGTAAGTATGTTTCTTCAAATATGAATGGAAATCAGATATTTACTACTTTAAGCGCAGGAATTGCCTTCACTGGAATAGCGGCTGGATTTGTTGAAGAAATGGTGTTTAGAGGAGTTATACTTAATGCATTAAAGAAAAGATGGAATGTTAAAGTGGCAGTAATCGTTCCATCAATGTTATTTGGTATTGTACATGTTCTGGGACAGGATTTTTCAATAGGCAGTTGTTTATTAGTTATTATCGCTGGAACTATGGTAGGCGTTATGTTTTCAATGATTGCAATAGAGAGTGGTTCAATTTGGAATAGTGGAATAGTGCATGCTATTTGGAACGTTATGATTATTGGTGGTGGATTGTCCATCGGAGAAAAAATGGATAAATATTCTGTAATGACATACGTCCTTAATTCAAAATCTTTTGCAATTACAGGGGGAGAATTTGGGATTGAATCATCTGTTATTTCGTTGATAGGGTATATAGTAGTGATTGGCATAGCATTTATTATGATTAAATCGAGTAAGAAAAATTGA
- the ppdK gene encoding pyruvate, phosphate dikinase, with protein sequence MAKWVYMFTEGNATMRNLLGGKGANLAEMTNLGLPVPQGFTITTEACTQYYEDGRKINDEIMAQIMEAIVKMEEVTGKKFGDNENPLLVSVRSGARASMPGMMDTILNLGLNEEVVEVVAKKTGNERWARDCYRRFIQMYSDVVMEVGKKYFEELIDKMKAERGVTQDVDLTADDLKELANQFKAEYKEKIGADFPDDPKEQLMGAIKAVFRSWDNPRANVYRRDNDIPYSWGTAVNVQEMAFGNWSDESGTGVAFTRDPATGEKKLMGEFLMNAQGEDVVAGVRTPQPIAELQAVMPEVYDQFVGVCNKLETHYRDMQDMEFTIQDRKLFMLQTRNGKRTAQAALKIACDLVDEGMRTEEEAVAMIDPRNLDTLLHPQFDTAALKAATPIGKGLGASPGAACGKVVFTADDAVEWAAKGEKVVLVRLETSPEDITGMKSAQGILTVRGGMTSHAAVVARGMGTCCVSGCGDIAMDEENKKFTLAGKEFHEGDAISIDGTTGNIYDGIIPTVDATIAGEFGRIMDWADKFRTMKVRTNADTPADAKKARELGAEGIGLCRTEHMFFEGNRIDAFREMICSETIEEREAALAKILPEQQGDFEKLYEALEGNPVTIRFLDPPLHEFVPTEEEDIKKLADAQGKTVEEIKTIIDSLHEFNPMMGHRGCRLAVTYPEIAKMQTSAVIRAAINVQKAHPDWNVKPEIMIPLVGDIKELKYVKKFVVETADAEIAAAGSNLEYEVGTMIEIPRAALTADDIAKEADFFCFGTNDLTQMTYGFSRDDAGKFLDAYYDAKIFENDPFAKLDQTGVGKLMETAIKLGRPVNPKLHIGICGEHGGDPSSVEFCNKIGLDYVSCSPFRVPIARLAAAQAAIAQKADK encoded by the coding sequence ATGGCAAAATGGGTTTATATGTTTACTGAGGGTAACGCAACAATGAGAAACCTGCTTGGAGGAAAAGGTGCAAACCTTGCAGAGATGACAAATCTTGGTCTTCCAGTACCACAGGGATTTACAATTACAACAGAGGCTTGTACTCAGTATTACGAGGACGGAAGAAAGATCAACGACGAAATCATGGCACAGATCATGGAAGCAATCGTAAAGATGGAAGAAGTAACAGGCAAGAAATTTGGAGACAATGAGAATCCACTGCTTGTATCTGTTCGTTCAGGAGCAAGAGCATCTATGCCAGGTATGATGGATACAATCCTTAACCTTGGATTGAATGAAGAAGTAGTAGAAGTAGTTGCTAAGAAAACAGGCAACGAAAGATGGGCTCGTGACTGCTACAGAAGATTTATCCAGATGTACTCTGATGTAGTTATGGAAGTAGGTAAAAAATACTTCGAAGAATTGATCGACAAGATGAAAGCTGAAAGAGGGGTTACACAGGACGTAGACCTTACAGCAGATGACTTAAAAGAGCTTGCTAATCAGTTTAAAGCTGAATATAAAGAAAAAATCGGAGCTGACTTCCCAGATGATCCTAAGGAACAGCTGATGGGAGCTATCAAAGCTGTATTCCGTTCATGGGATAACCCACGTGCAAACGTATATCGTCGTGATAACGATATTCCATATTCTTGGGGAACAGCTGTTAACGTACAGGAGATGGCATTTGGTAACTGGTCAGATGAATCTGGTACAGGTGTTGCATTTACTCGTGACCCTGCAACAGGAGAGAAGAAGCTGATGGGAGAATTCCTGATGAATGCTCAGGGAGAAGACGTTGTTGCCGGTGTTCGTACACCACAGCCAATCGCAGAATTACAGGCAGTTATGCCAGAAGTATACGATCAGTTCGTAGGTGTTTGCAACAAATTGGAAACACACTATAGAGATATGCAGGATATGGAGTTTACTATCCAGGATAGAAAACTGTTCATGCTGCAGACACGTAATGGTAAAAGAACAGCTCAGGCTGCATTAAAGATTGCTTGTGACCTTGTAGATGAAGGCATGAGAACAGAAGAAGAAGCAGTTGCAATGATCGATCCACGTAACCTGGATACATTGCTTCATCCACAGTTTGATACAGCTGCATTAAAAGCTGCTACACCAATCGGTAAAGGTCTTGGAGCTTCTCCAGGAGCTGCTTGTGGTAAAGTTGTATTTACAGCAGATGACGCTGTTGAATGGGCTGCAAAAGGTGAAAAAGTAGTTCTGGTTCGTCTTGAGACATCTCCAGAAGATATTACAGGTATGAAATCTGCTCAGGGTATCCTGACAGTTCGTGGTGGTATGACATCTCACGCTGCTGTAGTTGCACGTGGTATGGGTACATGCTGTGTATCTGGTTGCGGAGACATCGCAATGGATGAAGAAAACAAGAAATTTACATTAGCAGGAAAAGAATTCCACGAAGGAGATGCAATCTCAATCGACGGAACAACAGGTAATATCTACGATGGAATCATCCCAACAGTAGATGCTACAATCGCTGGTGAATTTGGACGTATCATGGATTGGGCTGACAAGTTCAGAACAATGAAAGTTCGTACTAACGCAGACACACCTGCAGATGCTAAGAAAGCTCGTGAGCTTGGAGCAGAAGGTATCGGACTTTGCCGTACAGAGCATATGTTCTTCGAAGGCAACAGAATTGATGCATTCCGTGAAATGATTTGTTCAGAGACAATTGAAGAAAGAGAAGCTGCACTTGCTAAGATTCTTCCAGAGCAGCAGGGAGACTTCGAGAAACTGTATGAAGCCCTTGAAGGTAACCCGGTTACAATTCGTTTCCTTGATCCACCGCTTCATGAGTTCGTTCCTACAGAGGAAGAGGATATCAAGAAACTTGCAGATGCTCAGGGCAAAACTGTAGAAGAAATCAAAACAATTATCGATAGCTTACATGAATTCAACCCAATGATGGGACATCGTGGATGCCGTCTTGCTGTTACTTATCCAGAAATTGCTAAGATGCAGACAAGCGCTGTTATCCGTGCAGCAATCAATGTACAGAAAGCTCATCCAGACTGGAATGTAAAACCAGAAATCATGATTCCATTAGTTGGAGATATCAAAGAGCTTAAATATGTTAAGAAATTTGTTGTTGAGACAGCAGATGCTGAAATCGCAGCAGCAGGAAGCAACCTTGAATATGAAGTTGGAACAATGATTGAGATTCCAAGAGCTGCTCTTACAGCTGATGATATCGCAAAAGAAGCTGACTTCTTCTGCTTCGGTACAAACGATTTAACACAGATGACATACGGATTCTCACGTGATGATGCTGGTAAGTTCTTAGATGCTTACTATGATGCTAAAATCTTTGAGAACGATCCATTTGCTAAACTGGATCAGACTGGTGTAGGTAAATTAATGGAAACAGCTATCAAATTAGGTAGACCTGTTAATCCAAAACTTCACATCGGTATCTGTGGAGAGCATGGTGGAGATCCATCTTCTGTAGAATTCTGCAACAAGATTGGTCTGGATTATGTATCTTGCTCACCATTCCGTGTACCAATTGCAAGATTAGCTGCTGCACAGGCTGCTATCGCTCAGAAAGCAGACAAATAG
- a CDS encoding aminopeptidase — translation MERRNAWTTYNAEELKKLNAINEDYKKCLDAGKTERECIALTIERAEAAGYKNIKDVIKSGEKVQAGDKIYAVCMNKMIAMFNMGTKPLEEGMNILGAHIDSPRIDVKQNPLYENEEFAYLDTHYYGGIKKYQWVTIPLAIHGVIVKKDGTVVNVNIGEKGEDPVFVITDLLIHLASKQMDKKAAGVVEGENLDLLIGSRPIEQDESLEKKEKEAVKANVMNLLKEYYDVEEEDFISAELEIVPAGKARDCGFDRSIVLAYGQDDRVCAFTSLFAMLDVEKTERTACCILVDKEEIGSVGATGMHSRFFENIVAELVALTEGESDLKVRRALMNSTMLSSDVSAAYDPMYAEVFEKRSSAFFGKGLVFNKFTGSRGKSGSNDANAEYLAKIRQAMDSQDVSYQFAELGKVDAGGGGTIAYIMANYGMEVIDSGVAVLSMHAPWEATSKADVYEAYKGYKAFIEEMK, via the coding sequence ATGGAACGTAGAAATGCATGGACAACATATAATGCAGAAGAATTAAAAAAACTCAATGCGATTAATGAGGATTATAAGAAATGTCTGGACGCAGGAAAAACAGAGCGTGAATGTATTGCACTTACAATTGAAAGAGCAGAGGCAGCAGGCTACAAGAATATTAAAGACGTTATTAAAAGCGGCGAAAAGGTGCAGGCAGGAGATAAGATTTATGCTGTTTGCATGAATAAGATGATCGCTATGTTCAATATGGGAACAAAGCCTTTGGAAGAAGGAATGAATATACTTGGAGCACACATCGACTCACCACGTATTGATGTAAAACAGAATCCATTATATGAAAATGAAGAATTTGCATATTTAGATACGCACTATTATGGTGGAATTAAAAAATATCAGTGGGTAACTATACCGTTGGCTATTCATGGCGTGATCGTAAAGAAAGATGGTACAGTTGTAAATGTAAACATTGGTGAAAAGGGTGAAGATCCGGTATTTGTTATCACAGATTTATTGATCCACCTCGCTTCAAAACAGATGGATAAAAAAGCAGCAGGAGTAGTAGAAGGCGAGAACTTAGATCTGCTTATCGGAAGCCGTCCAATTGAACAGGATGAAAGTCTTGAAAAGAAAGAAAAAGAAGCTGTAAAGGCAAACGTTATGAATCTCTTAAAAGAGTATTATGACGTGGAAGAGGAAGATTTTATTTCAGCAGAATTAGAAATTGTACCGGCAGGAAAAGCACGTGACTGTGGTTTTGACCGCAGTATTGTTCTGGCATATGGTCAGGATGACCGTGTATGTGCATTTACATCTTTATTTGCAATGTTAGATGTAGAGAAAACAGAGCGTACAGCTTGCTGCATTTTAGTAGATAAAGAAGAAATCGGAAGTGTTGGTGCAACAGGTATGCATTCTCGTTTCTTTGAAAATATTGTTGCAGAGCTGGTTGCTCTTACAGAGGGAGAGTCAGATCTGAAAGTAAGAAGAGCTCTTATGAACTCAACAATGCTCTCATCAGACGTAAGTGCAGCTTATGATCCGATGTATGCAGAAGTATTTGAAAAACGTAGCTCAGCATTTTTCGGAAAAGGGCTTGTATTTAATAAATTTACAGGAAGCCGTGGAAAGAGCGGATCAAATGATGCAAATGCAGAATATCTTGCAAAGATTAGACAGGCAATGGATTCACAGGATGTATCATATCAGTTTGCAGAGCTTGGTAAAGTAGACGCAGGCGGTGGCGGAACAATCGCTTATATTATGGCAAATTATGGCATGGAAGTAATCGACAGTGGTGTAGCTGTTCTTAGTATGCATGCTCCTTGGGAAGCAACAAGCAAAGCGGATGTATATGAAGCATATAAAGGATACAAAGCATTTATTGAAGAAATGAAATAA
- a CDS encoding glycine--tRNA ligase, producing MAEKTMDKIVALAKSRGFVYPGSEIYGGLANTWDYGNLGVELKNNVKRAWWKKFIQESPYNVGVDCAILMNPQTWIASGHLGGFSDPLMDCKQCHERFRADKLIEDYCAEHGIEIEGAVDAWSQEEMTAFIEEHNVPCPTCGKHDFTDIRQFNLMFKTFQGVTEDAKNTVYLRPETAQGIFVNFKNVQRTSRKKIPFGIGQIGKSFRNEITPGNFTFRTREFEQMELEFFCEPGTDLEWFAYWKKFCLDWLSSLGLKEDEVRYRDHDQEELSFYSKATTDVEFLFPFGWGELWGIADRTDYDLSQHMEVSKQDLTYFDDEKKEKYIPYVIEPSLGADRMVLAFLCSAYDEEEIGTEEKPDTRTVLHFHPALAPVKIGVLPLSKKLNEGAEKVYNELCKTYNCEFDDRGNIGKRYRRQDEIGTPFCVTYDFDSEEDGAVTVRDRDTMEQERVKIEDLKAYFEKKFEW from the coding sequence ATGGCAGAAAAGACAATGGACAAGATTGTAGCTCTTGCAAAATCAAGAGGCTTTGTGTATCCAGGTTCTGAGATTTATGGAGGACTTGCGAATACATGGGATTATGGTAATCTTGGAGTTGAACTGAAGAATAATGTAAAGCGTGCCTGGTGGAAGAAATTCATCCAGGAATCACCATACAACGTAGGGGTAGACTGTGCGATTCTGATGAACCCACAGACATGGATCGCATCTGGACACTTGGGAGGATTCTCTGATCCACTTATGGATTGTAAACAGTGTCATGAGCGTTTCCGTGCAGATAAATTAATTGAAGATTATTGTGCAGAGCATGGAATTGAGATTGAAGGTGCTGTAGATGCATGGTCACAGGAAGAGATGACAGCATTTATTGAAGAACATAATGTTCCATGTCCAACATGTGGAAAACATGATTTTACAGATATCCGTCAGTTCAACCTGATGTTCAAGACATTCCAGGGAGTAACAGAAGATGCGAAGAACACAGTATATCTTCGTCCTGAGACAGCACAGGGTATTTTTGTAAACTTTAAAAATGTACAGCGTACATCAAGAAAGAAAATCCCATTTGGAATCGGACAGATTGGTAAATCATTCAGAAATGAGATCACACCGGGTAACTTTACATTCCGTACAAGAGAATTTGAACAGATGGAGCTGGAGTTCTTCTGTGAACCTGGAACAGACTTGGAATGGTTTGCATATTGGAAAAAATTCTGTCTTGACTGGCTGAGCTCTTTGGGCTTAAAAGAAGATGAAGTAAGATATCGTGATCATGATCAGGAAGAACTGTCATTCTACAGTAAAGCAACAACAGACGTAGAATTTTTATTCCCGTTTGGATGGGGCGAGCTTTGGGGAATCGCAGACAGAACAGATTATGACTTGTCACAGCACATGGAAGTATCGAAACAGGATCTGACATATTTTGATGATGAAAAGAAAGAAAAATATATCCCATATGTTATCGAGCCATCACTTGGTGCAGACCGTATGGTACTTGCATTCCTTTGCAGTGCATATGATGAAGAGGAGATTGGTACAGAAGAGAAACCGGATACACGTACTGTCCTTCATTTCCATCCAGCACTGGCACCGGTTAAAATCGGAGTACTTCCACTTTCTAAAAAACTGAATGAAGGTGCAGAAAAAGTATATAATGAATTATGCAAGACATATAACTGCGAATTCGATGATCGTGGAAATATCGGAAAACGCTATCGTCGTCAGGACGAGATCGGAACTCCGTTCTGCGTAACATATGATTTCGATTCGGAAGAAGATGGAGCAGTAACAGTTCGTGATCGTGATACGATGGAACAGGAAAGAGTTAAGATCGAAGATCTGAAAGCATATTTTGAGAAAAAATTTGAGTGGTAA
- the recO gene encoding DNA repair protein RecO, with protein MNQITMTGMVLQTAPIGEYDRRVVILTKEQGKISAFARGARKPNSPLVGAVNPFTFGQFTLYAGRSSYTIQSVHVENYFSELREDIIAAYYGFYFMEYAMYFTKEANDEREMLKLLYQTLKALTNPKIPNRLIRYVFELKALCINGQAPQVFQCTCCGSTGHSMVFSPRKGGLVCTECDGDVIDGMRLNNSTLYTLQYVENSKIEHLYTFIVKENVLDELGRLMERYNDLYVDKRFKSLEILETLL; from the coding sequence GTGAATCAGATTACAATGACCGGGATGGTGCTGCAAACGGCACCCATTGGAGAATATGACAGAAGAGTAGTCATTTTGACAAAGGAACAAGGGAAAATATCTGCATTTGCCAGAGGAGCAAGAAAACCAAATAGTCCACTTGTTGGTGCGGTTAATCCGTTTACATTTGGTCAGTTTACTCTATATGCAGGACGCAGTTCATATACGATTCAGTCTGTACATGTAGAAAACTATTTTTCGGAATTAAGAGAGGATATTATTGCAGCCTATTATGGTTTCTATTTTATGGAATACGCAATGTATTTTACAAAAGAAGCAAACGATGAGCGGGAGATGCTAAAGCTGCTTTATCAGACATTGAAGGCTCTGACCAATCCAAAGATACCGAATCGACTCATTCGATATGTATTTGAATTGAAAGCATTATGTATTAACGGACAGGCCCCACAGGTATTTCAATGTACTTGTTGTGGAAGTACGGGACATTCTATGGTGTTTAGTCCAAGAAAAGGTGGATTGGTCTGTACAGAATGTGACGGAGATGTCATTGATGGAATGCGGTTAAATAATTCTACATTGTATACACTTCAATATGTGGAGAATAGTAAGATTGAACATTTATATACATTTATTGTGAAAGAAAATGTTTTAGATGAACTGGGAAGATTGATGGAAAGATACAATGATCTGTATGTAGATAAGAGGTTTAAATCACTGGAAATTTTGGAAACATTATTGTAA
- the era gene encoding GTPase Era, with protein sequence MKENFKSGFATLIGRPNVGKSTLMNQLIGQKIAITSNKPQTTRNRIQTVLTTEEGQIVFVDTPGIHKAKNKLGEYMVNIAERSLNEVDVVLWLVEPSTFIGAGEKHIIEQLKKVKTPVVLVINKIDMVKKEEILTFIDAYRTEYDFAAIVPVSARNGENTDELVKVILQYLPYGPQFYDEETVTDQPERQIVAELIREKALHCLQDEIPHGIAVAIDRMKMEKHVMHIDATIICERDSHKGIIIGKQGSMLKKIGSTARYEIERMLDCKVNLKLWVKVQKNWRDSDFLMKNFGYRQDEY encoded by the coding sequence ATGAAAGAAAACTTTAAGTCTGGGTTTGCAACCTTGATCGGTCGTCCAAATGTTGGTAAGTCGACATTGATGAATCAGTTGATCGGACAGAAGATTGCGATTACATCCAATAAACCTCAGACAACGAGAAATCGTATTCAGACAGTTTTAACAACAGAAGAAGGACAGATCGTGTTTGTAGACACGCCGGGAATTCATAAAGCAAAAAATAAGCTTGGTGAATACATGGTCAATATTGCAGAGCGTTCGTTAAATGAAGTGGATGTCGTTCTTTGGCTTGTTGAGCCATCTACATTTATCGGCGCTGGTGAAAAGCATATTATCGAGCAGCTGAAAAAGGTAAAAACTCCGGTTGTATTAGTCATTAATAAAATCGATATGGTAAAAAAAGAAGAAATTCTGACATTTATAGATGCATATAGAACAGAATATGATTTTGCAGCTATCGTTCCGGTTTCAGCGAGAAATGGAGAGAATACAGATGAACTGGTAAAAGTGATTTTGCAGTATCTTCCTTATGGTCCGCAGTTTTATGATGAAGAGACAGTGACAGATCAGCCAGAGCGTCAGATTGTGGCAGAATTGATCCGTGAAAAAGCGTTACATTGTTTACAGGATGAGATTCCGCACGGAATCGCAGTTGCGATTGATCGCATGAAGATGGAAAAACATGTAATGCATATCGATGCGACAATTATATGCGAAAGAGACTCTCATAAAGGAATTATTATCGGTAAGCAAGGCAGTATGCTGAAGAAAATTGGAAGTACAGCACGTTATGAGATTGAGCGTATGCTGGATTGTAAAGTAAATTTAAAATTATGGGTGAAAGTACAGAAGAACTGGCGCGACAGTGACTTTTTGATGAAAAACTTCGGATATCGTCAAGACGAGTATTAA